The sequence GTGCTGGGCGCCAACTGCGACTACAACCCGGACAGCGACTACCCGTTCGAGATCATGCTGCCGTTCGAGGACGTGGCCAAAGCGATGGGGGTGCTGCACGTCTACGAAAGCGGCCGCAAGGCGTATGACGTGGCGTTGCATGCGCTGTCGGTGCTCGAGCAGCTGGACTATCTCATCGTGTCGCGCGGGCAGGATACCGACACCGGCCAGAACAAGCCGCTGCGTATCTGGTTGACAGAGAACTTCTTCACCAGCCGCGGCATCCAGGTGGACGAAATTCGCCAGTGGCTGAACCAGTACCGTCTGTGGGCCATCAAGAACGGGCTGACGGAAAGCCTGCGCAAGAAATACGAGCGCCACCTGGTGCGCATTGCGCATCTGGGGATCGACATCGAGCGCAAGCACTCGCTGAAGAACCGACTGAAAAAGATCCGGCGCTGGGTGGTGAGTCCCGATCTGCAAAACCTCAAGCGCAACGCGGAGCAGGTGATTGACAACGAACTGGCCAGGCGGCAGCAGGACGCGCAGCGGCTGGATACGCTGCTGGACGACACCGCCGCCGGCATCAAAAAGCTGGCCGCCGCCCGGCGCCAGAAGCAGAACGGCTTTTATCAGGCCTGGGTGCAGTGGACGATGGGCCGCTCGCCGCTGAAGGCGATGCAGCTGGAGAATACGCTCAAACGTGAACAGCCCGGACTGCTGAACAGCGATCCGGAGGCGTTCTACCGGCTGCTGCTGGAGCGTGCCGGCGCTATCCCCGCCTAATTTCCTCCCACATACAGAATTTTTCCCCTGTCTGATCCGCGGGGGTTTTGTGCTGCTTGTTTCTCGCCGCTGATGCCAGGTTGGCCATTCGGCCGACTTGTTTCGGCTGATGCCGGCGTGATTTTTACGGCCGCCGACGTCGATCCGGGGCATTGCTGACATCGATCGGCAACGAATAAACTCTTAACTTCGACATTAACTTCGTAGGCAGTATTAACTTCGAAATACCACTCGGAGAAATGCTTAATTTCGAAGGTTGTTTCTGAACAAACTAAGCCCTTTAAATAAAGGGAGTCACTCAGCGCACCGGCTTACGCCGTTGCTGTTGAGTACCTCCCTCACTTCGTTCGGGCAAAAACAGAACCCCGCTCAACTCCCTTCCTCTCTTAACAAAAACCTGATGTAGCACCTGCAGTCACGACTGCAGGCAAAAGACCCTCTCCCCAGGCCGGAACTGCCGAAATTTCCCAACCAATGAAATTCGCCAACCTTAGCCCCACAAAGCCCCTCACCACCGCTGAAAAGCGGCCCCGCCCCGGCCCAAAGGGCCGGAACAGTGTCGCTTTTAATGATGGATGTTGTAACTAGGAGTTGAGTCGCTTTGAGTAGCATCGCTGTAAGTTCTATCGTACACGCCCGTAAGCGGCCCTCACGGCCCGCTAACGCGGAGATACGCCCCGACTGCGGCTACGCCTTGCCGTGACCACTCCGACGGCGCACACAAAGATATACATGGCATTTAGCGGGACTGGTCTTGCAGGGCGAGGGATGGGATAGGCGATACCTATCAGGCCTGGGCGGCTTTGCCGCGTCTCCGGCGACCCTGACCTGATGGCGTTCTCATGCAGCTCAGCTGTCGCCTCCATGCGCTGACGCGCATTCACTTCAGACGCACAGCTGGGACATCCTGCAGCCGTGTAGTCCAGGCCGGCGACAGCCGCTGTCGTTTCATCTTCCAGCCGTCGGCCCGATCGGGAATACCCTGTCCGGCAAACCACACAGGCGCCCGGCCGTCCTGATTGAGGCTGTCGAGCAACTGCATCAGCCGATCGCTGTTTTTGCGCGGCGGCGCGTCGTCAAACAGGCCGAACTGCGCCACACGTTCGCTGGTGAAATCGCCCAGCATCACGCCGCAACGGTGATAGCGGTGGCCGGCGATGAAGATCCGCTCGAGCGCCCGCCGGGCGGCCTGAATGATGTCACGGCTGTCCTGGGTGGGCGTTGCTAGTCGGGTGGTCGCCTGGTTGCCGTAATAGGTCTCGCCGGCGGCAAACGGACTGGTGGCCACGAACACCGAGATGTGCCGGCAGAACTGCCGCTCGCCACGCAGCTTTTGTGCCGCGCGCTCGGCATGTGCGCAGACTGCCTGACTGACGCTGTCCAGCTCGGTGGGCTTGTCGCCGAACGAGCGGGAGCAGACGATTTGCTCCTTCGGCGCCGCAAATTCCTCCAGGCCCAGGCAGGCGATGCCGTTCAGCTCCCGCACCGTGCGCTCGAGCACCACCGAGAACTGACGGCGCGCCGCGGCCGCCGGCATGTCGGCCAGCTGCAGCGCGGTGCTGATCCCCATCGTCGCCAGCCGGCGGGCAATCCGCCTGCCAACGCCCCACACTTCCTCTACCGGCACGTGCGCCATCAGGCGTCGCTGGCGCGCCGGAGCGCTCAGGTCGACCACGCCGCCGGTCTTGTGCCAGGTCTTGGCGGCGTAGTTGGCCAGTTTGGCCAGCGTTTTGGTCGGCGCGATCCCGACGCCGACCGTCAGGTGGGTGCGGCGCTGCACCTCTTCACGCAGCCGCCGACCGAGCGACTCCAGTTGCGCTGCCGGGATACCGGTCAGATCACAGAAACATTCATCGATTGAATATACTTCCAGTCGCGGCGTCAGCTGACCAAGGATGGCCATCACCCGATGCGACATGTCGGCGTACAACGCGTAATTACTTGAAAATGCTATGCATCCTAGCTTTTCAGCTTGCGCTTTGACCTTAAACCAGGGCTCCCCCATCTTGATACCGCAGGCTTTCGCCTCGCGGCTGCGCGCGACGACACAGCCGTCATTATTGGACAGCACCACCACCGGCCGCCCGCGCAGGTCGGGGCGAAAGACGGTTTCGCAGGAGGCGTAGAAACTGTTGACGTCAACCAGGGCAAACATGGCGGGGTTCTCCGGGCTTTGCGGAATGAGCAGATGGCGATAACCAGGGTCGGGTTACAGCGTGTGAATGGCGTGGCGCACCACGCCGAAGATCACGGTCTCGATGTCATCACCGAGAGGGATGGGCGCAAAGGCCGGATTGGCCGGCAACAGCATCGGCCGGGGCAGCAGCTGCAGGCGCTTGCAGGTGAACTCGCCGTCGACGGTGGCGATGACGATGTCGCCGTGCTGCGCCCGGTAGAAACATTCCACGACCAGCAGGTCGCCGTCGAGGATACCGGCGTCCTGCATCGACTGCCCCTCGGCGCGCACCAGGTAGGTGCTCTCCGGGTGGCGGATGCAGATGTCGTCCAGCGACAGGCGCTGCTCGAGGTAGTCCTGCGCCGGCGACGGAAACCCGCAGGGCACGCCGGTGTCATAGAAGCGTACCGGCATCACACGGCCTCCGGCGCGCTCTGCCAGGCATCGTCATCCGGGGGCGTGTCCGCGTCGACTGAATCCGCAGCCGGCAGCGCGGCCTGCAGGTAGTGCGTGCGCAGCTGCGCGGTCAATGTGGCCACCACGTCGGGACGGTCGCGCAGCCAGCCGGTGGCCTTCTCGCGCCCCTGCCCGATTTTCTCCCCCTGATACTCATACCAGGCGCCGGTCTTGAGGATATATTTGGCGTCGACGGCCAGATCCAGCACTTCGCCCTCGCGGAAGATACCGACGCCGAACAGCAGCCGGAACTGCGCCTGGCGGAACGGCGGCGAGACCTTGTTCTTGACCACTTTCACCTTGGTATCCCGCCCGATGATGGTCTCCCCTTCCTTGACGTTGCCGGCGCCGCGCACGTCGAGACGCACCGAGGCATAGAACTTGAGGGCGTTGCCGCCGGCGGTGGTTTCGGGGTTGCCGAACATCACGCCGATCTTCATGCGCAGCTGGTTGATGAAGATCACCACCGTGCGGGTGGTGTTGATGCTGCCCTTCAGCTTGCGCATCGCCTGGCTCATCATGCGGGCCTGCAGACCCATCTGGGCGTCGCCGATCTCCCCTTCCAGCTCGTTTTTCGGCACCAGGGCGGCGACGGAATCGACCACCACCACACCGACGGCGCCGGAGCGCACTAGGGCGTCACAGATTTCCAGCGCCTGCTCACCGGTGTCGGGCTGGGAGATGAGGAGTTCGCCGATATCGACGCCCAGCTGCTGCGCGTAACGCGGGTCGAGCGCGTGCTCGGCATCGATAAAGGCGCATTGCAGCCCGGCTCGTTGGGCACAGGCAATGACCGACAGGGCGACAGTGGTCTTGCCGGACGACTCGGGGCCGTAGATTTCGGTGATGCGGCCGACCGGCAGGCCGCCGCCTAGCGCGATGTCGAGGCCGAGCGAGCCGGTCGGGATACGCTCAACAGCCATGCCATGGTTGTCACCCAGGCGCATGATGGCGCCCTTGCCGAACGCCTTCTCGATGGCGGTGATGGCGCTTTGCAGCGCTTTGGCGCGACTTTCCTGTGTGCCGGCCGTGTCCTGCGATGTGCGAGTGAGTGATGCGTTGCTCATTTCATGTTCTCCTCTGGTCGGGAATCGAATGCGTTATTATAATGATACTGTATGTATAACCAGTATAATATAAATCTGAGGGGGAATGACAAGCGATAGGGCGCGATTTTCAGCTATAGAGGAACAACTCGCTCATTTTGAAGTGGATTTTTTTCTGTCTCTCACTTGTTGCGGTTTAGCACGATTTCAGAGGGGCTGATCGTTATCTGCCATGTAGCCCGAGAGACACAAGATATTGTGTCTAAAGCAGCTGAATGAGGTACTAAATGTTGTGTTTCCAGGCGTGATCGTCACTTGCTACTGGCGTCATTGTTTGCCAAATTGCATTGCAATAATATGACAAAATGACATGTTTTAGGGGCTGTGATGACTGGATTTGAGCTGAAACTATGGCGAACGGGACTGGGATGGACACAGGAACGGGCGTCAAAGGAGTTTGGGATTTCGATGCGTACCTACATCCGCTATGAGCATGCTGATCCGCCGAGGGCAATTGAGTTGGCCATCCAGGCCCTGTCTCTGGCGGCGCTGTTACCGGAGATTGATGCTCTTCCTGCAGAAACGTTACGACAACGCGTCAGGATGCTGGCGGTTGACATCCAATCCGGCTAATACAACCAGCGTCCGGCTTTGGCCGACTCGACCAGCATTCTGATGGTCAGCGGTTTTAGGGGCTGTTCGGGCACCTTTGAACCGAAAAACTCTGGGGCAAAATAGTGGGTGAATTCCATGCCAGCCGGATCGACATGCCATATGGACAGGTAGGTGTTGATCGCATCGTCACCGTCATCCCAACCAATCTTGAGATCTTCCCGCAAGCGTGTGTCCAGGGTTACCTGTTCTTTCGGGCCCCAGAAGACATACTTCCGCGGGCTGAAATTTTCGTAGTAATAATCAATGATCTCTTGCTCTATTTGTGCGGGCGTCTTCATCATCAAAAATAGGTCCACTGAATTCTGTCTGCCGGACGGGCGATGAGGTTGAAACGGTCTTTCACATCGCGGCCGATCGCGTAAATGGTCCAGGCCGACAGGGCATACCCCAGCCAGGGAACATTGCGGCCGATAAATTTTCCCCAGTTATTCACGTAGCTGATGTGCAGGCGCTGTGGGGTTTCACCCACCAGTGTCGGTAAACGGATACCTTTCGGCAAAGGCTTGTCCAGGTATTTCCGTGACAGTCGCGAGGCGATTGACGTGCCTGGTGTAGCGGTCCCCGGCTTTTGGCGCGTGGGAAGC comes from Serratia marcescens subsp. marcescens ATCC 13880 and encodes:
- a CDS encoding Replication protein; this translates as MHSQNAAQVNPVKSTISRRGANNALRRGQQKIHRRYTPNLCCRVPKGMASKVVARMSSHDWRRNDDLIGLRRQGYIPYTQRNNPDYRPKPMRIAARSESREALTVLSMVLGANCDYNPDSDYPFEIMLPFEDVAKAMGVLHVYESGRKAYDVALHALSVLEQLDYLIVSRGQDTDTGQNKPLRIWLTENFFTSRGIQVDEIRQWLNQYRLWAIKNGLTESLRKKYERHLVRIAHLGIDIERKHSLKNRLKKIRRWVVSPDLQNLKRNAEQVIDNELARRQQDAQRLDTLLDDTAAGIKKLAAARRQKQNGFYQAWVQWTMGRSPLKAMQLENTLKREQPGLLNSDPEAFYRLLLERAGAIPA
- the umuC gene encoding translesion error-prone DNA polymerase V subunit UmuC encodes the protein MFALVDVNSFYASCETVFRPDLRGRPVVVLSNNDGCVVARSREAKACGIKMGEPWFKVKAQAEKLGCIAFSSNYALYADMSHRVMAILGQLTPRLEVYSIDECFCDLTGIPAAQLESLGRRLREEVQRRTHLTVGVGIAPTKTLAKLANYAAKTWHKTGGVVDLSAPARQRRLMAHVPVEEVWGVGRRIARRLATMGISTALQLADMPAAAARRQFSVVLERTVRELNGIACLGLEEFAAPKEQIVCSRSFGDKPTELDSVSQAVCAHAERAAQKLRGERQFCRHISVFVATSPFAAGETYYGNQATTRLATPTQDSRDIIQAARRALERIFIAGHRYHRCGVMLGDFTSERVAQFGLFDDAPPRKNSDRLMQLLDSLNQDGRAPVWFAGQGIPDRADGWKMKRQRLSPAWTTRLQDVPAVRLK
- the umuD gene encoding translesion error-prone DNA polymerase V autoproteolytic subunit yields the protein MPVRFYDTGVPCGFPSPAQDYLEQRLSLDDICIRHPESTYLVRAEGQSMQDAGILDGDLLVVECFYRAQHGDIVIATVDGEFTCKRLQLLPRPMLLPANPAFAPIPLGDDIETVIFGVVRHAIHTL
- the recA gene encoding recombinase RecA — its product is MSNASLTRTSQDTAGTQESRAKALQSAITAIEKAFGKGAIMRLGDNHGMAVERIPTGSLGLDIALGGGLPVGRITEIYGPESSGKTTVALSVIACAQRAGLQCAFIDAEHALDPRYAQQLGVDIGELLISQPDTGEQALEICDALVRSGAVGVVVVDSVAALVPKNELEGEIGDAQMGLQARMMSQAMRKLKGSINTTRTVVIFINQLRMKIGVMFGNPETTAGGNALKFYASVRLDVRGAGNVKEGETIIGRDTKVKVVKNKVSPPFRQAQFRLLFGVGIFREGEVLDLAVDAKYILKTGAWYEYQGEKIGQGREKATGWLRDRPDVVATLTAQLRTHYLQAALPAADSVDADTPPDDDAWQSAPEAV
- a CDS encoding DUF1493 family protein; the encoded protein is MMKTPAQIEQEIIDYYYENFSPRKYVFWGPKEQVTLDTRLREDLKIGWDDGDDAINTYLSIWHVDPAGMEFTHYFAPEFFGSKVPEQPLKPLTIRMLVESAKAGRWLY
- a CDS encoding STM2901 family protein; translation: MDTVEELNGTYFYKGYTQLTPQQLWWLITVDALREHLGISIADAVLLASGQPWLPTRQKPGTATPGTSIASRLSRKYLDKPLPKGIRLPTLVGETPQRLHISYVNNWGKFIGRNVPWLGYALSAWTIYAIGRDVKDRFNLIARPADRIQWTYF